TCTCACCTATGCTACAATAAGTTTATTTCCATGATGGCTTTTCATCGCCCAACAGATTGTCGCATTCAACATCCCTAGCCTTACAGTTGTATGATTAAATCTTCGTTTAACAATTAATTGTGGTGCATTTGTATCACGAAAAACACCGGAGAACCAAAACCCTCCTCCATTTCAATCATTAACTTGAATCTGATGGTTTGCATCTCCCTCTATTTCTTCGCTATTTTGTATAATAGATCCAAGGCATTTTAGGTTGTATGACTCTTGGTATAGTCTGATCTCGAACTTTCACCTCTAAGCAATAAGGGTGTTTTTCCTTTTCCTAAACTTACATTTCATATActatgtattatttttattctaaCGGAAGCCATATGCTTCTTAGCATGTGTTTGGTAGTGTGATAGCATTGCTCCACTGTACGTTTAAATGTCATTTTATTGTGAAAGTCACGAGGCTACAAATTCAAGCATTAAATTGACAAGCAGTACTACTACGATTTTGCATACTACCGAACACATGCTAAAGCTAGTCTCCACGTCTCGAACTAAACTCCTATATATTTTCTCtcaaatcattttcaaaaagCATGCATAACAGTTTTGACTCTTGAATGTGCTCCACAAGTAAATTCAACACTAAGGTAAAAAGATAGGACTTAAAATTGATGCTCGGTGCATTCCTATAAGATTAGACATTTATGACCTACTCATTCCTTCAATGCACCGAGATTTGTCAGGAAGTAACAGTTCTTTAAATTATTCTACAGGAACGGAGCACTGCAGTTCAAGAATATGGGCAAGATGAGAGCATTGGGACGGTGAACACCGCATCAATCACAAACAACACCGCTTTGTGCAACAATTCACCAGAGCTTCAGAAGAGAAGCCAACCTCCTCTAGTCAGTGCACTGAAAGCCTCAGCTGAAGCAAATGCTGCCAGTTTTCACTTTCCTGGACATAACAGAGGCCATGCCGCTCCTGCTTCATTGACTCGACTCATTGGAATAAGACCGTACGCTCATGATTTGTCCAGCATTCCGGAACTTGACAACCTCTTTTGTCCCCAAGGACCCATATTAGAAGCACAAAAAGAAGCAGCTAAACTGTTTGGATCATCAGAAACATGGTTTCTTGTCAACGGTACTACTTGTGGGGTCCAGGCGGCAATAATGGCAACCTGTTCACCGGGAGAATTTCTGATTCTTCCGAGGAATTGTCATTTATCGGCTATATCTGCCTTGGTATTATCTGGTGCAGTGCCTAAGTACATTGTTCCTGATTATAAAAATGATTGGGACATCGCTGGTGGCGTCACTCCATTACAAGTAATTCAGATATTATACACACTAACATTAGAAATTGATATTAGAAATTCTCCTTGGGCTCGACTCTTCCGGCAACTCTATCTAATGATGCTCtctttctcttattttttttttactgtggCTGGTGTTGCAGGTATTGAACGCTATCCAAGAACTAGAACTCGACGGAAAAAAAGCAGCAGCAGTTTTCATCACTTCACCCACTTATCATGGTGTTTGCAGTAACTTGAGCGACATTTCTGAGTTGTGTCATTCTCAGAAAATTCCTTTGATCGTTGATGAAGCTCATGGTGCACATCTAGGATTTCATCCTAAACTCCCTAGCTCAGCCCTCCAGCAAGGGGCTGATCTCATTGTACAGTCTACTCATAAGGTTCTTTGCTCTTTCACTCAGTCATCTATGCTGCACATGTCAGGTGACATTGTAGATAAGGAAAATATATCTAGGTGTCTCCAAACTCTCCAAAGCACAAGTCCTAGTTACCTGCTTTTGGCATCCCTAGATGCTGCTAGAGCTCAACTTAGTGAAAGCCCTGATATTTTATTCGACCAAGCAATTGCACTAGCCAATGAAGCAAAGTGCTTGCTAAAGCAAATCCCTGGAATCTCAGTACTTGATAATTCAAGCTTTCCGAACTTTCCTGCATTTGATCCATTGCGGCTTACTATAGGTTTTTGGGAGCTTGGTATTTCAGGTTACAAAGCAAATGAAGTCTTATGCAGGGATTTCGGAATCGTCCGTGAACTTGTTGGGAATAAATCTATCACTTATGCACTTAATCTTGGAACTTGTAGAGACCATGTCCAAAGGCTTATATCGGGAGTGAAGTATTTAGCTGCAACATGTTCTACTGTTCAGCAACCTAAAGACAGGTTGCTTACTGATCATGCACCCTTTGATGATATAATCATGAGTTTGACCCCTAGAGATGCATTTTTTGCAAGTAAAAGAAAAGTAACGGTGAAGGAGAGCATCGGTAAGGTTTCGGGGGAGCTTATATGTCCATACCCTCCAGGCATACCAGTATTGATCCCCGGCGAGGTTATTACTGAGAGAGCTGTCGATTATCTACTCAGTGTAAGAAGTAAAGGTGCTGATATTAGTGGAGCATCTGACCCCTTACTTTCATCTATAGTTGTCGCCAATGTAGGTGGTGAGAACTATTAGATATAAAAGTTAGTTATAACAGTCAGTAATACTAGTTAGCTGGACTTGTTAGTTATTCTTTTCATTGGCTACATAAGCCTCATGTACTCCTTAGTTTAATCTATATTCTCTCGTTATCAATATAAATCCAATTTACCTTTCTCTACTTTTCTCTTATCAACGACTTTTATCCAGAATAGTAATAAGAAACACATTGAAGCTATATACCACTGGCACTTGATTGAATGTGTGTTCGGTATCCGACAAGTGTCAATGTCATGTCCattcaattaataataataataataataataataataataataataaggcttaattagtaaaatggtcccttaaagacatttttggtttcatattggtcccttaaagaaaaaaaggtccaaataggtcccctaaagaaaaaaaagtccgaataggtcccttaaagacatatccgttaatcagtttggtcctatttagacctctttttagggaccaaactgattaacgaatatgtctttaagggacctattcggacttttttttctttaagggacctatttggacatttttttctttaagggaccaatctgaaaccaaaaatgtctttaagggaccattttatcaattaagcctaataataataataacaactagTAATAACCATATCTACAAGATACTACATCATAGGGATTAATACAAGTCATAGCAACTAATACAAAATAAAGAAATCATCCGATGAACATTATCGAGTAATACAGATATGACTTCTCCTTCTGCTATGTTTCCGGGTGgtatgaaaacaattttctttttgcaTCCAAGATATATGGAATTGGCGGAAAGCCAGTCTCTATACTATGACATCCATACTCTTCAAATGTACAGAAATCAAGTCCATTAAAAAGTAATGCGACTTTTTTCACATACCCACGCAGTCTCTATACTACCGTCAGTTGCAGCAGTTACTACCATTGGAGTAGGTAAAGGGTTTACTTCTAAATTAAGCCtacaaaacaacacaaaaagAAGTTTTTGATTTAAATATATAGCACATACCGGTAATGAGATCATTGTTCCCCTCGACTTCTTAGCATCCAAAGCGTACACTCTAGCTGACATGGTGGTTTCTGCTTCATTCGTTCTTATATTTCTCAATAAAGGCTACTCCTACTTCATGTGCCTAGCTGCTTACCTGAATCTTTCTTTTTCTACCACACTTGCTCCCTTTCATTATGAATCTTACTTAGACTTGCCTCCGCAATATAACATTGTTGTACTAGTTCTGCATAACTGTTATACCTCTGCAGAGCCACAATGTGGCCAATATCGCCTCTCAGACCAAACTAGAATTGATTAATTATCCACCTCTCGTCTGGGGTATACTCGGCATGATGGGAGAACTGGGCCATCTCTTCGAATTTTGCAACAAATTCTGATACCGACATAGTCCCCTGTTTAAATTGCAAAAATTCCCGCTCTTTCTGGAACCTAAAGCTATCTGGAAAATACTTCTCAAGAAATGCCGACCGAAAGTGCTCCCAATCCACTGGAATGTGATTAGCAGACATGTATGCTAGAGCTCCTTCCCACCAGGTTTTTGCTGCGCCCTTAAGCATATGAGAAGCACATATCACTTTCTCTTCTTCTGTACACGGAATCACCTTGAAGACTTTTTCCATCTCCTTTAACCAACCATGATCTTCCAAAGGATTGAAACTCCCTTCAAAAAACGGTGGTTTCATCTTATAAAAATCACGAAAGACTCTGTTCCCAATTTCTTGTGGAGGAGGATGATGCATTCCTTGGACAAACTGCTGCATGAGTTGCTGTTACTGTTGCATAAACTGCTGGTTCTGTTGCATCATCTGCATCataaattgttgttgttgttgttgtagtgTCGGAGTCCAGGGATTTTCATTCTCATTGACCTCTTGACTCCCTCCCGGATCCTCCCCTTGATTCCTTCTTTGATTCTTACGCGGCCTTCCTGGTCCCCTTTGATTTTCCGCCATAATATCCTGCCTATCACATACAAATATTAAGCTGATCAGACTTACTATTTAATGAAATGATATTAAAGGGTTGAAAACACAATATGAAttatttgtcaaattttaaCTCCAGGGCGATCTGAGTGTGAGCGTCTCTGAATTATACGTAAGTATTCATTTACATCTCTTGACCATTTAAGGTATTAACAACTATTTTTCACAATTCTAATGATATgggaaataaataattacttaagtaaggaaaaaaattaaaatcacttAGACACCCTTACTAGCTCTAAAAACTCttaaattgcccaaaaaccaaAACAGTAGGGCTGGCCCATGCGCGTCGCGCATGTGCAGACGCCTTGCGTCCCAGCCCACTTGCCTGGAGTTTGAGGCATTGGCTAATACCTGCAGAAAATTGCAGAATTCCCTAATCTAAACCATGCAATATTCTAATTTTCTCTAATCCATTCTAAGCATTATACTATATCTTATGAATTAAGGTGAATGTTAAACAATTCATCAACCATGCAATATTCTTATTACTTACAAAACTAGATTGTCTCAACTCTCAATCTATATATCTCCTCCATCTATCTAGTCCTTTCATCTACATCTCAAAATCCTAATATATGATCAAGACGTAAATAAGAACTCACCTGAATTAATGTGAGATGAACTTCAAAGATTAACTAAGttgttgatgaagatgatgaaaacTCCCAATTTCTTGACTTCCACCAACAATGCAAGGTACAAATGAGAGGGAGAACATGCATGCAATGCTTCTAAGTGAAGGAAATGGAATAAATTGAAGCTTTTGGTTATGGAGTTGGGTTCGGTGGTGAAGAGAGATATAAACCATTGGTAGCCTCTACAGTTTACCAAGTTGCCCCTCCTTTTCCGTCACTTCTACTAACCTGCCCTTGAAAAGTGTCTCAGCATTCCAAAATAAGTGTCTCATagatttctttttgttttactaCGAAGGTGAGGATCAAACTCACGATATCAACTCATCATTCCTACGGAGTGCAGGTCCCCTCCATTTGAGGATGCCTCCGGGTGtggttaatatgcataagcctttacttatgcatggtgcataagccagCCCAGCCCACTAAAAAGAGCAGCCCAAAAATCACGCACCCCCCATGCTACGTACACCCTACCACATTTCGTCCTGCACCCCTCCTCAAACCCAATATAATTGCTTTATACACCTCCACTCATTTCGTCCTGCACCCCTCCTCAAACCCAATATAATTGCTTTATACACCTCCACTCATTTCGTCCTACACCCCCCCCCAAACCCAACATAATTGCTTCGTACACCCATCCCATTTCGTCCTACACCTCCCAAACCCAACATAATTTCTTCGTACACCCCATCccatttcgtcatacaccccacAAGCCAACATAATTGCTTAGTAAACAAACATGAAGAGTTGGTGCtaatatgaattttgttaataatttaacttttttttctaaCTTTACACTTcattttttcgtttttttctAACCTTACACTTCATACTTTCATACTAGTATTTATGGTTAACTTAGTTGTTACAAAAAATATGTAATTGTAAACTCTTCGTAAGTTTTACTATATTGTAAAGCAGACTCTGATAcctcttagaattgagagttatACCTAACCTTACAAAACTGGCTTATAATTGAAAACTAATTAAGAGTATTTTGATTCTTCGATAAAATATTTGAACACACTGAGTTTCTATCCAACAAagctaaaataaaaaaccagaTTAACGGTAATTTAAACAGAGTAACACGTGACTAAGTTATATTGAAATGCAATGAGAAAAAAAGTATGCAAACATCATCACAAAAATGGTTGCCATTTTTAGAAATGAAATgataagaataataataatcttgattaatattgttaactaattaattaattacctcTGAAACAACTACCAGCAGCAACAATTAAACATCAACtcattggtttcagagtacaactctctgaaaccattctaccagctaaatggtttagGAAGCAACAATTAataatcaactcactgaaatcattctaccagtaaaatggtttcagagtacaactctctgaaaccattctaccagctaaatggtttagGAAGTAACAATTAATAATCAACTcaatgaaaccattctaccagtaaaatggtttttgaagcaacaattaaacatcaactctctgaaaccattctaccagcaaaatggtttcagagtacaactctctgaaaccattctaccagctaaatcgTTTAGGAAACAACAATTAAGAATcaactcattgaaaccattttaccagtaaaatggtttcagagtacaagtctctgaaaccattctaccagcaaaatggtttttGAAGCAACAATTAAACATCGACTTTCTGAAACCAATCTACCAacaaaatggtttcatagtacaactctctgaaactcAATTAGTCATTCACTCCTCTTAAACAAAAGCCTACTACTCCTCTTATCCATACCCCAGGCCAATTAACTTgatttaatttaacaacaaaagtACATATTCCTAAGAGGATATAAAATcgaagagagtgaggtatctccaaccgttccaaataattcaaaataccctaaataaaattctggaaattttttattaaaacttgatatttataaaagcatatttaccccatttaattaactaaaaatagttcaaAGTCTCATAAAAATACCTAACGGGTCTCAAAATTCCCAGAAAATTATTCTCtactttttatataaaaacGTGAAAAAATTGGAGCCTCCCTGATGCCACACGCGCCGAAGCTGCGACTGGGCGTAGCTGGAAGACACTGTTCATCTTCCTCACCTGTTTTTTGCAAAACGGGTCGCGCGACCAGCGACCTAACCCGGTTCGTTCTCTCTCATTTCTCAACGAAAATCGATGTTCTTTATACTGTTTTGATCGTTATtcgattttgtaaaatggttatatgatgttttacttaataacaatggtttcaatgtataacatcttgacactaatgcccatatgaaaccatttaactaaaataatggttttagtgtataacgctatgaaaccatttaactagactaatggtttcagtgtataacatcttgaaaccaaataacaagactaatggtttcagtgtataacgctatgaaaccatttaactagaataatggtttcagtgtataatagtatgaaaccatttaactagacaaatggtttcagtgtataacatcttgaaaccaattaaaaggactaatggtttcaatgtataacattttgacactaatgctcatataaaaccatttaactataataatggtttcagtgtataacgccatgaaaccatttaactagactaatggtttcagtgtataacggtatgaaaccatttttactgtggaatggtttcaaagagttgttctccaaaaacatatttaacccttaataaaaattgtgaaataaatttaaatttttaagacgatataaaaccgaagagagTGAGATATCCCCAACCGTGAATTCATGTGGAGAAGTATGATAATCCAAATTAAAAGCAAATAAGAACCATCAATTTCTATTTATCTactaaaaccaatttttttataaaagaattaCTGTCATTAACTAATTAAAATGTGCAACTAGAAAACTGATTTATGCAAAAATTGTGGCACCCTAAAATCAATTGAAGTAGCAGGAGAAGATTCAAATGGAACATGAGTATCTGTTTTCATTCATTCCATGAATATGTTGTTTAAATCTTGCAATTGAAGTTCTATGAGTAGAAAGTAATTGAGTGTCATACTTCATCTGTTATAGCAAGGCAATTTCGTCTGCAGCATGCTCCGGCAATAGTCTCAAGATCATCTTTTGTGAAAACTTTGCCAGTTGGATTGTGAGGAATGTTTAAATTCTTTGTTAGTATTTTGCAATTCAATAAATGAGACTATCTCTTTCAAACATTTTGACGctcaacaacaaaatttataCTAAATGGTTGTTATATAACATAATCACTTCATGCATCCAatccaaaacaattaaacaagGTAAAAACAGCAATGAGACACCAAACTTCTCCCAAGGATTGCAAGGCATATGAGTAGCTGCCCTTTGGGAATACTTTGACAGCATAATACACATAATGGATAAACAGAAACTCTTGTGACATTCATAATTTGAACCAATGATGAGCTTAAACCATAACTTGATAGCACCAGTATTTCTCATTAACATGTTTTCATCAACATTGCACTTGAGCCATCCAAATTTTGGTTGTTTCCACTGTGTATTCTGCTAATGTACTTGCGGTCTGCTGTTGTTCCTGTCGCGAATTTGCTGAACCGCGTCTCATTCATTCCACAAATGCATCGCTTTACCGCATAGTTGTTGCCCCGAATCTTTCACATTATTCCAAACCCAATTGTTTCTATTATTCCACAAGACCCACACTAGCATAGCGAATTTCCCAGCTGTATATGTTTGCCCTCATAATGACAAATATTCATAATAACATCTTTTGGCGCATTGTAGTGTTGAAACCGCGCCGAAATCATCACATCGAGTCCAGCAGCTTGCCACGCTGTTTTGCTGTTATTACAGTAAAAAAGGAAATGTCAATCATCCTCGTTATAGTGGTTACATATCGGACATGACAATGGGCAGGGCACAAACCTCTCTTTACCTCAAAGTTGGAATTTAAAAGCAACAATCTCTTAATATTTGAAATAAGGATACTAAAGGCTGAGACACCAACATGGTTAGCATGTAAGTTCATATTGCTTGCATCCTTCATGGCCTCTAAAAGAACTAGGGCCTCTGCTTCAAGAATTGAGTAAGCACTACTTATCCAATATGTTCCTGCACGCCTAAACAGTCCGCCGTCATCTCGGATGCACCATATACACTTTTTCAGCCATACAGTGTGTAGACCAGATAATACAACAAATCAATTTCCAACACATACAACTAAGAATTAATTTACCAAGAGATTTGCAGAGCTTAAAGTGGTGGATGTGATGAGATTCTGAAAATACCAAGTGTTTGATCATTCGAGAGATGAGCGGATACTGTAACTAACAGAACCACTAACATAGCTAAAGATCAAAGTCATGAACCTCTAAAACTAAACCCatatacaaaaaattgaaactaaatTTGTTATCCCCATCTGCAAAATCAAGTTTCAAGTAACAATTCATTCATTCGTTTATTCATCCTCAGCAGCAGCTTTAGAGGAAGGACCAGTATTCTTTGGAAGCAACAAGTTATGAATATTAGGCATAACACCACCATTAGCAATGGTAACATCACCAAGAAGCTTTGCTCAATTATTCATCATTCCTAACAGCCAATTGAATAATATGACTTAGCAAAGTTCTACTTTTCTTGTTGTCCCTTGCAGCATTTCCAGCCAACTCCAAAACCTAGTCAAACTCAAATTAAaccaaattcaaaatcaaatccaAATTCAAACGAAATCGCATGTGAATTAGTAATTAGAATTTATTCAAGAACATGAATTTGATCTAAATTTGGGGAAAAACGAAAACTAATTGAATTACCTAGATCTTGATCCTGATACAACATGTATatgaaattgaagagaatgagaGGAATTGAACGGAAATTGATCTTGATCTTGATACACCTACGAGTACTTCATCTTCCTCATATTACAACCATCGCCGCCACCCTTTTTATCAAACTACTCATAACTAAAAAGAAGAACAGAACAAGAAAGAAAAGCGAGGACCACCGTCGAGAATCCACCGTACACCACCGATTACGAAGGGAGAAGACGACGgcgagattcagagagaatcgCGATGTTGAGACCTTGAGAGAGCTTGAGACTGTGATCCTGTGTGACTCAGGGTCAGAGGTGAGACCTTCAGATCAATACACGTGTCATCACTATAATCATGATCGGATGGCTGTCATCACCTTATGCATTGtgcataaaaatacccttatgGATATTAACTTTTGCCGATGCCTCCATTTATTCCATAGATTAAATGGGTGAGTGccatgtggaaaaaaaaatctaatggttGAGATCAAACTTTTACTTACAATATTATAATAGTCTTCACTGCACATGATTTTTTTCTCTCACTCACCCAATTCATTCTCTCGTCATGCTTCAATGGAGTTTTCAAGCCATGGCCGATTCTGTCAAAGCTTAGATGACAAGACCATGGCCGTCATACAAGTAACAGCCATCGTCGTCGGATCGGGTCAAGtccttaaaattaaatcttaCCATCATCTTTGAAAAACAAATAAGTCGGATCTGGAAGCAAAGTTTCTCATGGATTTAAGTTTTCTTGTAACTGATTTCGAATTAAACATGGTCACATTCAAAAATTTGAGTAAAGTGATTTTGAATGTGACTGGGTAGATCTCATAAAATTCATTTGggtataattttgttttgagtAAAGTGATTTTGAATGTGACTGAGCAGATCTCATAACATACACAAAGTAAATACAAACTTTGTTTTGATATTAATGCAAGCCAATGTTGTcgtatttgatatttgattaagCTGAATTGCAGGAATATATGTTGGTGATGAAATGGTGATCCACTTTACGAGGGGAGGAGGGCAAGAAATTGGAACAGGAAACCGTGTTGGACTGTTTCCTTTGCAGTTCATTAGTGTCCAATGCTACCGGCTGCCCAAAATGCGGCGACCAGAATAAGGATGATGGTGTCATCTCTTCTTGTTTTCAATGAAGACTTTGCAGTTTACTGCAAAATTGGTCTGCTGATATTCACAAGTATCAGTGTTGGTTATCAGTGACTTAATCAATTCCTATAAACACATGGAAACAAAGTTATATAGTTATGTTTGCACTTGGTCTCGCTAGCTCGAAATCATTTTGCCGCCCTCTTCTCTGTCATTACTTTGATATATCCAAACTGTTCTTTAGTTAATATATTtcaaaactgttttttttatcCTGATTCCTTCGAGCTTGGTTATTTTGATGAAGATGACTTAATTGTCAACATACTTAGTGTTGCCAATTGAAACCATCtagataaaacaaaaacaaaatgtcaTTTTCATTGTAATAATTCTATAAACCAGTAAACCAGTCATTGTCATTTGTGATGCCATTGAATCAAATATCTctaaaaaaccataaacataAAGGACATGTCATTGACATAATTCATAAACTAACAAACCATAAACATAAAAGATATCTCATTGTCATAATTCATAAATCAGTTAAACATAAACAAGTGATGGTCATATTACAAAATGTCTCCCAAaaagttaaaatcaaaatacttAGACATTAAATGTCTAAAAGAAGTTGTGTCCCTTGAATTGTAACTTGATGTTGAGTTCCACCGTCAACTTGGCTTGATTGTGTCCCTTAAATTGTAACTTGATGTTGAGTTCCATTGTCAACTTGGCTTGATTGTGTCCCTTGAATTGTAACTTGATGTTGAGTTCCATTGTCAACTTGGCTTGATTGTGTCCCCTGAATTGTAGCTTGTTGCTGCATaatataacaaaagataaattaaataaaagacaTAATATATGCCAAATTTTCATGAGAGCTCTCCCtgttcttaataaaaaaaattaacacattGATAACTCATGGTAACGAAAAGATGAATAAATTACCGGAGACGATTGCACTAAATTTTCATGAGAGCTctccttgttttttttttttttagcatttcTTTGTCTTGCCAGCTAATTTGTCAATCCAAGAttgctctctttttcttttaccaCATGGTTTTTCTTGCCT
This portion of the Trifolium pratense cultivar HEN17-A07 linkage group LG3, ARS_RC_1.1, whole genome shotgun sequence genome encodes:
- the LOC123918308 gene encoding arginine decarboxylase-like, which gives rise to MVYASLSLSSLPLSISPAFSPKRPNCFQFSEVSNKFNSRPSPMTPSCCSQERSTAVQEYGQDESIGTVNTASITNNTALCNNSPELQKRSQPPLVSALKASAEANAASFHFPGHNRGHAAPASLTRLIGIRPYAHDLSSIPELDNLFCPQGPILEAQKEAAKLFGSSETWFLVNGTTCGVQAAIMATCSPGEFLILPRNCHLSAISALVLSGAVPKYIVPDYKNDWDIAGGVTPLQVLNAIQELELDGKKAAAVFITSPTYHGVCSNLSDISELCHSQKIPLIVDEAHGAHLGFHPKLPSSALQQGADLIVQSTHKVLCSFTQSSMLHMSGDIVDKENISRCLQTLQSTSPSYLLLASLDAARAQLSESPDILFDQAIALANEAKCLLKQIPGISVLDNSSFPNFPAFDPLRLTIGFWELGISGYKANEVLCRDFGIVRELVGNKSITYALNLGTCRDHVQRLISGVKYLAATCSTVQQPKDRLLTDHAPFDDIIMSLTPRDAFFASKRKVTVKESIGKVSGELICPYPPGIPVLIPGEVITERAVDYLLSVRSKGADISGASDPLLSSIVVANVGGENY